A window of the Coprobacter fastidiosus genome harbors these coding sequences:
- a CDS encoding ATP-binding cassette domain-containing protein: MERIILKQVLPHVFSESGDVLDSDVWKKDVTLERGQVYLIEAASGTGKSSFCSYLYGYRDDYSGQIYFDDQDIRRLSVSRWIDLRRHSLSLLFQELRLFPELTAWENVMIKNNLTGYKNDKEIEAFFEQLGIADKKNSLVGKMSFGQQQRVAFIRALCQPFDFIFLDEPISHLDEENGHILSSILLKEAENREAGVIVTSIGKHLDIRYDKVLRL; the protein is encoded by the coding sequence ATGGAAAGAATTATTTTAAAACAAGTACTTCCCCATGTCTTTTCGGAGAGTGGGGATGTTCTTGATTCGGACGTCTGGAAAAAAGACGTAACATTAGAGAGAGGTCAGGTTTATCTGATAGAGGCTGCTTCGGGCACGGGAAAGTCTTCGTTTTGCAGCTATTTGTACGGTTACCGGGACGATTATTCCGGGCAGATTTATTTTGACGATCAAGATATAAGGCGGTTGTCTGTGTCCCGGTGGATCGATCTTCGCCGTCATTCGTTAAGCCTTCTTTTTCAAGAGCTTCGACTTTTCCCTGAATTGACGGCTTGGGAGAATGTCATGATAAAGAATAATCTTACCGGTTATAAAAATGATAAGGAGATAGAAGCCTTTTTCGAGCAGCTCGGAATAGCCGATAAGAAAAATTCTTTGGTCGGAAAGATGTCTTTCGGACAGCAGCAACGGGTTGCTTTTATCCGAGCGTTGTGCCAACCGTTCGACTTTATTTTTTTGGATGAGCCGATCAGTCATTTAGATGAGGAGAACGGTCACATTCTCTCTTCTATTTTATTGAAAGAGGCAGAGAATCGGGAGGCCGGTGTAATTGTGACATCCATCGGCAAACATTTGGATATAAGGTATGATAAGGTACTGAGGTTATAG
- a CDS encoding ExbD/TolR family protein, with protein MALKRRNRIEASFSMASMTDVIFLLLIFFMVTSTFVFPNAIKVLLPQSKEQTAAKPLARVTIDAQLNYYVSFGNEAEHPVQLEEIAPYLLSALSEEPDMYVALYADESVPYREVVKVLNIAGENKLRMVLATRPIKE; from the coding sequence ATGGCTCTGAAACGAAGAAATAGAATAGAGGCCTCATTCAGTATGGCTTCTATGACCGATGTGATTTTTCTGTTACTGATCTTTTTCATGGTAACTTCGACTTTTGTTTTTCCGAATGCGATAAAAGTGCTGTTGCCGCAAAGTAAAGAGCAGACGGCCGCAAAGCCTTTGGCAAGGGTGACAATCGATGCACAGCTCAATTATTATGTCTCTTTCGGCAATGAAGCGGAACATCCTGTTCAGTTGGAGGAAATAGCTCCTTATTTGCTGAGTGCATTGAGTGAAGAACCAGATATGTATGTTGCTCTTTATGCTGATGAAAGCGTACCTTATAGAGAAGTTGTTAAGGTGTTGAATATTGCCGGAGAGAATAAATTGAGAATGGTATTGGCTACGCGTCCTATAAAGGAGTAG
- a CDS encoding DUF4836 family protein, whose protein sequence is MKNRISFTGLCALLCTFLFLFSCSEKSEYMQTIPSDAAFVMTFDMKSLSEKGDVADWIKSEKNASLFNAFSSGMGEGTVKLWKKIQEDPEISGLSFTDNWVCFAAGETNPVLCILAKISDVDKWREVMKAMEAEGVATPISKEDNVESSLIGQRAKCLFDKNRVLLLIGQDATGILESKTAAGWFTQKKENSLLSNGEFSAFLKERKDVNYWYRMGALPVFFRSVYSAYLPDGILLGSLYSIGYCDFQKGKIEVTSGLRSDDKDSMKKLEEIFKMGGKQSGKFLKQIPANALYAVGMNLDGQKLYKFLSALPGLTQTQMNAIQSEDTKKIISSIDGDLLLSVIGLSGNASGFMGTAIPDVAVFAQVNDDYAVELIKRNLGILGVKEIGKNRYKLSMGEASLYFGLENKKNFFITNSTQVFENISNGMPESLANTPYASAFDKQFYSLVINMKEGIANLMPMVMGSYSSRQYVSLFEQCPFTYLSGSGNGTNGNIEIFLSDDSKNAFAAILDWITVVASQER, encoded by the coding sequence ATGAAAAATCGGATCTCTTTTACAGGCTTGTGCGCACTATTGTGTACTTTTTTATTTTTGTTCTCATGTAGTGAAAAATCGGAATATATGCAGACTATTCCTTCGGATGCCGCTTTTGTCATGACATTTGATATGAAGTCTTTATCGGAAAAAGGAGATGTTGCCGATTGGATAAAGTCAGAAAAAAACGCATCTCTTTTTAACGCTTTTAGCAGCGGTATGGGTGAAGGAACTGTGAAACTTTGGAAAAAGATACAAGAAGATCCGGAAATCTCAGGACTTTCTTTTACGGATAATTGGGTCTGTTTTGCTGCCGGAGAGACAAATCCTGTACTTTGTATTTTAGCCAAGATTTCCGATGTCGATAAATGGAGGGAAGTTATGAAGGCTATGGAGGCTGAAGGTGTTGCGACTCCGATATCGAAGGAGGACAATGTAGAAAGTTCTCTTATCGGTCAGAGAGCCAAATGTCTTTTTGACAAAAACCGAGTGTTGTTGTTAATAGGACAGGATGCGACAGGTATTTTGGAGAGTAAAACGGCGGCCGGATGGTTTACGCAAAAGAAAGAGAACAGTCTTCTGTCGAATGGAGAATTTTCTGCTTTTTTGAAGGAACGAAAAGACGTTAATTATTGGTATCGCATGGGGGCTCTGCCGGTATTTTTCCGTTCGGTATATAGCGCTTATTTGCCGGATGGGATTTTGTTGGGATCACTTTACTCGATCGGGTATTGTGATTTTCAAAAAGGAAAAATCGAAGTAACATCCGGATTGCGTTCTGATGATAAAGATTCGATGAAGAAACTGGAAGAAATTTTTAAGATGGGAGGAAAGCAGTCCGGTAAGTTCTTGAAACAAATTCCGGCAAATGCTCTTTATGCTGTCGGCATGAATTTGGATGGGCAAAAGTTGTATAAGTTTCTTTCGGCATTGCCCGGGCTCACCCAGACACAGATGAATGCAATTCAGAGTGAAGATACAAAAAAAATAATAAGTTCTATCGATGGAGATCTGTTATTATCTGTGATCGGTTTGTCCGGAAACGCATCCGGATTTATGGGGACTGCAATACCAGATGTGGCTGTTTTTGCCCAAGTAAATGATGATTATGCCGTAGAGTTGATAAAACGTAATTTGGGTATATTGGGAGTAAAAGAGATCGGGAAAAACCGTTATAAACTGAGTATGGGAGAAGCATCGTTATATTTCGGGTTGGAAAATAAGAAGAATTTTTTCATTACGAACAGTACGCAAGTGTTCGAGAATATTAGCAACGGTATGCCGGAGTCTTTGGCAAATACTCCTTATGCTTCGGCTTTTGATAAACAGTTTTATAGCCTTGTTATTAATATGAAAGAAGGAATCGCTAACCTTATGCCGATGGTTATGGGCTCTTATTCTTCAAGACAGTATGTTTCGTTATTTGAACAATGTCCTTTTACTTATTTGAGCGGTTCAGGCAACGGAACGAATGGCAATATTGAAATATTCTTGTCTGATGACAGTAAGAATGCTTTTGCTGCTATTCTTGACTGGATAACGGTTGTGGCTTCACAAGAGAGGTAG
- a CDS encoding CCA tRNA nucleotidyltransferase: MLLDIALQKKHLSHFIFPKISETADEMNLPCYVIGGYVRDIFLERDSKDIDIVTVGSGIELATTFAEKLGKSARLSVFKNFGTAQVKYKDIEVEFVGARRESYTHDSRKPIVEDGTLCDDQNRRDFTINALAICLNKEHFGELIDPFNGMEDLKAGIIRTPLDPDITFSDDPLRMMRAIRFATQLEFSIEKETFAAIERNRKRIEIISKERIIDELNKIVTSSKPSTGFILLDKSKLLPLIFPELNALKGIETIDGRGHKDNFYHTLTVLDNVAKKSNNLWLRWAAILHDIAKPVTKRYDKKSGWTFHNHNFIGYKMIPGIFRRMKLPLNDKMKFVQKMVDLHMRPIVLAEEEVTDSAVRRLLFDAGNDIEELMTLCEADITSKNQEKVKKFLDNFTLVRGKLKEIEEKDRIRNMQPPISGEEIMDIFGLTPCREVGDIKSAIKDAILDGIIPNERDAAFRFMLDFAASKGLKPTK, from the coding sequence ATGTTACTTGACATTGCCCTGCAAAAAAAACATTTGAGCCATTTTATTTTCCCGAAGATTTCCGAGACCGCAGACGAGATGAACCTCCCTTGCTATGTTATCGGAGGATATGTTCGTGATATTTTTCTGGAAAGGGATTCGAAAGATATCGATATCGTTACCGTAGGAAGCGGTATCGAATTGGCAACGACTTTCGCCGAGAAATTGGGAAAGTCGGCTCGACTATCGGTATTTAAAAACTTCGGTACGGCACAAGTCAAGTACAAAGATATCGAAGTAGAATTTGTCGGAGCTCGCCGTGAGTCTTACACCCATGATTCACGCAAACCGATCGTAGAGGACGGTACTCTTTGCGATGATCAAAACCGTAGGGATTTCACAATAAACGCATTAGCGATTTGCTTGAATAAAGAACATTTCGGAGAGTTGATCGATCCGTTTAATGGAATGGAAGATCTGAAAGCAGGTATTATCCGCACGCCTTTAGATCCGGATATTACATTCAGTGACGATCCGTTACGCATGATGCGGGCCATACGATTCGCCACCCAATTAGAATTCTCTATCGAAAAAGAAACTTTCGCTGCAATAGAGCGAAACCGTAAACGTATAGAGATCATTTCAAAAGAACGAATCATCGATGAGCTAAATAAGATCGTAACATCTTCAAAACCCTCTACGGGTTTTATATTACTGGACAAATCGAAACTATTGCCCTTAATTTTCCCCGAGCTGAATGCGCTCAAAGGAATAGAAACCATCGACGGTCGGGGACATAAAGATAATTTCTATCACACACTGACCGTTCTGGACAATGTTGCAAAGAAAAGTAATAATTTATGGCTACGCTGGGCCGCCATATTACATGATATTGCCAAACCGGTAACAAAACGGTACGACAAAAAATCAGGATGGACTTTTCATAACCATAATTTTATCGGTTACAAAATGATTCCGGGTATTTTCCGACGTATGAAACTGCCATTGAACGACAAAATGAAATTTGTCCAGAAAATGGTCGACTTGCACATGCGTCCTATTGTATTGGCCGAAGAAGAAGTTACCGATTCTGCCGTTCGGCGTCTATTATTCGACGCCGGTAACGATATAGAGGAGCTCATGACCCTTTGTGAAGCGGATATTACATCTAAAAATCAAGAAAAAGTAAAAAAATTCTTAGACAATTTCACACTGGTACGAGGTAAACTGAAAGAGATAGAGGAAAAAGATCGAATAAGAAATATGCAGCCCCCGATCAGCGGTGAAGAGATCATGGATATTTTCGGATTGACACCTTGCCGGGAGGTCGGAGATATAAAAAGCGCCATCAAAGACGCTATTCTCGATGGTATTATCCCGAACGAAAGGGATGCCGCTTTTCGCTTCATGCTCGACTTTGCCGCTTCCAAAGGTCTGAAACCAACAAAATAA
- a CDS encoding N-6 DNA methylase, with protein sequence MESNRYGIVETYQYRKETERYSRSVSMCEIIDNDYNLNISRYVSIAKEEIPVNLAEVHKQLKK encoded by the coding sequence ATGGAATCAAATAGATATGGAATTGTAGAAACTTACCAATACAGAAAAGAAACAGAACGTTACTCTCGTTCTGTCTCTATGTGTGAGATCATTGATAATGACTATAATCTGAATATATCTCGTTACGTAAGTATAGCCAAAGAAGAAATCCCCGTTAACTTGGCTGAAGTTCACAAACAACTAAAAAAATAG
- a CDS encoding GDSL-type esterase/lipase family protein translates to MRFSLDWITNGTDRYALPRYSTYYYQRASLFDILPITSKDIVFLGNSITNGCEWHELLKNKNIKNRGISGDVINGINDRIDEILKGKPSKIFLMAGINDISKGHSIAEITGNIDKLVKKIKKVSPKTKLYLQSLLPVNDYFGKFEEHTSRWQIVVPINEELKKIAKENKLTYVDVYSLFANSSGKMNIQYTNDGLHLLGPAYAMWRDLIKPYVEE, encoded by the coding sequence ATGCGGTTCTCATTAGATTGGATCACGAACGGCACTGACAGATATGCTCTACCCCGATATTCTACCTATTATTATCAACGTGCGTCTTTATTCGACATATTGCCAATCACGTCCAAAGACATCGTTTTTTTAGGAAACAGTATCACAAACGGCTGCGAATGGCACGAACTTCTTAAAAACAAAAATATTAAAAACAGGGGAATAAGCGGAGACGTCATTAATGGCATAAATGATCGCATAGACGAAATTCTGAAAGGGAAGCCATCCAAAATATTTTTAATGGCAGGCATAAACGATATTTCTAAAGGTCACAGCATCGCAGAAATTACCGGGAATATCGACAAATTAGTAAAAAAGATCAAAAAAGTTTCTCCCAAAACGAAATTATATTTACAAAGTCTACTGCCTGTAAACGACTATTTCGGGAAATTCGAGGAACACACATCCCGCTGGCAAATAGTTGTCCCGATCAATGAAGAACTGAAAAAAATCGCAAAGGAAAATAAACTGACCTATGTCGACGTTTACTCCCTTTTTGCCAACTCTTCAGGCAAAATGAATATTCAATATACCAATGACGGACTACATTTATTAGGACCGGCTTATGCCATGTGGCGAGATCTTATAAAACCTTATGTAGAAGAGTAA
- a CDS encoding AbiH family protein, translating into MNRIILIGNGFDLAHGLPTRYKDFIDWYWERWFKTLRKSFKNTESDELCSFTLRDEFFKWNNFIQREISILNPPKGKNVIDCIKNKPNYYIVKQTPFMEKVCRSIDTKGWVDIENEFYNILRSFAQNECPQGYDTPEKLNSELELIKSLLIEYLVEIQNNQLNNNNNIYPEIENIITEPFDAKDISIEGASKFYKESQDIKLNECKPSQIMLLNFNYTKTADINTSSTSNFIINHIHGELTHPQSIIFGYGDELDDDYKDLLKLNDNTFLKNIKSIRYLESDRYRKLLEFIEHTPYQVYIMGHSCGNSDRTLLNTLFEHKNCISIKPFYYQKANGSDNYLEIVQNISRNFTNMKLMRDRVVNKEFCKPLPQKEQKIK; encoded by the coding sequence ATGAACAGAATAATCCTCATAGGCAATGGTTTTGATTTAGCACACGGACTTCCGACCAGATACAAAGATTTTATCGATTGGTATTGGGAACGATGGTTTAAGACATTAAGAAAAAGCTTCAAAAATACGGAATCCGACGAATTGTGCTCGTTCACGTTAAGAGACGAGTTTTTTAAATGGAATAATTTTATTCAGAGGGAAATATCAATTTTAAATCCGCCAAAAGGAAAAAATGTTATCGATTGTATAAAAAATAAACCTAATTATTATATAGTTAAACAGACTCCTTTTATGGAAAAAGTGTGTCGGTCCATCGACACTAAAGGATGGGTGGATATAGAAAACGAATTTTACAACATTTTGAGATCATTTGCTCAAAATGAATGTCCCCAAGGATACGATACTCCTGAAAAATTAAATAGCGAATTAGAACTCATCAAATCATTGCTAATAGAATACTTAGTCGAAATTCAAAATAATCAATTAAATAATAACAATAATATTTATCCTGAAATAGAAAATATAATTACCGAACCTTTTGATGCAAAAGACATTTCTATCGAAGGGGCTTCTAAGTTTTATAAAGAGTCGCAAGATATAAAACTGAATGAATGTAAACCAAGTCAAATAATGCTCTTGAATTTCAACTATACAAAAACTGCAGATATCAACACTAGCTCGACTTCAAATTTCATTATAAATCACATTCACGGAGAACTAACACATCCTCAAAGTATAATTTTCGGCTACGGAGATGAATTAGATGACGATTATAAAGATCTACTCAAACTTAACGATAATACTTTTTTAAAAAACATCAAATCAATACGATACTTAGAATCTGACCGTTACCGGAAACTCCTTGAGTTTATCGAACATACCCCATACCAAGTATATATCATGGGGCACTCTTGCGGAAATTCAGACCGAACATTACTTAACACATTATTCGAACACAAAAATTGTATATCTATAAAACCTTTCTACTACCAAAAGGCTAATGGATCGGACAATTATCTGGAAATTGTTCAAAATATAAGTAGAAATTTCACCAATATGAAATTAATGAGAGATAGGGTTGTCAACAAAGAGTTTTGCAAACCATTACCACAAAAGGAACAGAAAATCAAATAA
- a CDS encoding sodium:solute symporter yields the protein MNGTVILLIIVIYFAFLMLISHLTGRKSDNDTFFLGGKQSPWFLVAFGMIGTSISGVTFVSVPGMPLSIDMTYLQTVLGFTVGYLVIAKILLPLYYKLNLTSIYTYLEKRFGRNAYKTGASFFLLSKIIGAAARLYIVVLILQRFVFDAWNVPFVVTSTVIVALIWLYSHRSGIKTIVWTDALQTAFLLGALVLIIWQLTDKMQLDFPGVVNTVRNSGMDRIFVFDDWQTKQNFFKQFFSGIFITIVMTGLDQDMMQKNLSIRTLKASQKNMYFYGVAFLPVNLLFLVLGILLITFAGQQQIAIPALSDEMLPLFATQYLGFPVLLFFCIGIIAAAFSSADSALTALTTSFCVDILEVGRYPASKAVLWRKRAHVFISLLFVIIICVIRAVNDKSIIDAIYMIAGYTYGPLLGLFSYGLFMHGNPRDKWIPYIALLSPALCFGLDFLLRELYGYKLGYEMLMINGALTFAGLYLVALGRDGKKSLCPES from the coding sequence ATGAACGGTACGGTTATTTTACTTATTATTGTCATCTATTTTGCTTTTCTGATGCTTATATCGCATTTGACCGGGCGTAAAAGCGATAATGACACATTTTTTTTGGGAGGGAAACAATCTCCTTGGTTTTTGGTTGCGTTCGGAATGATCGGTACATCTATCTCCGGAGTGACGTTTGTTTCTGTTCCCGGTATGCCGTTGAGTATCGACATGACTTATTTGCAGACCGTTTTGGGGTTTACGGTAGGATATCTCGTTATTGCAAAGATATTGTTGCCGCTTTATTATAAGCTTAATCTTACGTCTATTTATACATATCTTGAAAAGCGTTTCGGTCGAAATGCTTATAAAACCGGGGCATCGTTTTTCTTGCTTTCTAAAATCATAGGTGCAGCTGCACGTCTTTACATTGTCGTACTTATTTTACAACGTTTTGTGTTCGATGCATGGAATGTGCCTTTTGTCGTTACATCGACTGTGATCGTTGCGCTTATTTGGCTCTATTCCCACAGAAGCGGAATAAAGACGATTGTTTGGACGGATGCTCTGCAAACAGCTTTTTTATTGGGAGCTTTAGTGTTGATAATTTGGCAGTTGACCGATAAGATGCAGCTCGATTTTCCCGGAGTGGTGAATACGGTCAGGAACAGCGGTATGGATCGGATATTTGTTTTTGATGATTGGCAGACAAAACAGAATTTTTTTAAGCAATTTTTCAGCGGCATATTCATAACGATTGTTATGACGGGGCTCGATCAGGATATGATGCAAAAAAATCTCTCTATACGGACCTTGAAGGCTTCTCAGAAAAACATGTACTTTTACGGAGTCGCTTTTCTTCCGGTAAATCTTTTGTTTCTTGTTTTGGGGATTTTGCTGATTACGTTTGCCGGTCAGCAGCAAATCGCTATACCTGCTCTGAGCGATGAAATGCTTCCGCTTTTTGCTACGCAATATTTAGGATTTCCGGTGCTGTTGTTTTTCTGCATAGGAATTATTGCGGCTGCTTTTTCCAGTGCCGACTCGGCATTGACGGCTCTCACCACCTCGTTTTGTGTCGATATTCTCGAGGTCGGGAGATATCCGGCCTCAAAAGCGGTATTATGGCGTAAGCGGGCGCATGTTTTCATTTCGTTGCTTTTTGTCATTATTATTTGCGTGATCAGGGCTGTGAATGATAAAAGTATTATCGATGCTATCTATATGATAGCGGGTTATACTTACGGTCCGTTGCTCGGTCTTTTTTCTTATGGACTTTTCATGCACGGAAATCCTCGGGATAAATGGATTCCTTACATCGCTTTGTTGTCTCCGGCTCTTTGCTTCGGTCTCGATTTCTTGTTGAGAGAATTATATGGTTATAAACTGGGATATGAGATGCTGATGATAAATGGGGCGTTGACATTTGCCGGGCTTTATCTGGTCGCTTTGGGTAGAGACGGGAAAAAGAGCCTCTGTCCGGAATCTTGA
- a CDS encoding MotA/TolQ/ExbB proton channel family protein, with amino-acid sequence MNLLLSLLADANMVMPVSAGTTAAPVAELNMWDLSLKGGVIMIPLLILSILAIYIFIERAVVIRKAAREDRTFMDRIKDYIHEGDVDAALNLCKKTDTPYARLIEKGITRLGRPMNDVLVAIENVGNLEVAKLEKGFPWLATAAAGAPMLGFLGTVTGMVRAFYNMASAGTSADITTLSGGIYEALVTTVAGLVVGIIALFAYNYLVARVDGVVNQLEAKTMEFMDLLNEPAD; translated from the coding sequence ATGAATTTGTTGCTTTCTCTTTTAGCTGATGCTAATATGGTAATGCCGGTTTCTGCCGGGACGACTGCAGCTCCTGTTGCTGAGTTGAATATGTGGGATTTGTCGCTGAAAGGCGGTGTTATTATGATTCCGCTTCTGATATTGTCTATTCTGGCAATTTATATCTTTATAGAACGGGCTGTGGTCATCCGTAAAGCGGCACGGGAAGACCGTACGTTTATGGATCGCATCAAAGACTATATCCATGAAGGAGATGTAGATGCGGCTTTGAATCTTTGTAAAAAGACCGATACTCCTTATGCGCGCTTGATTGAAAAAGGAATTACCCGATTGGGACGGCCTATGAATGATGTGCTGGTAGCGATAGAGAATGTCGGTAATCTCGAAGTTGCGAAGCTGGAGAAAGGTTTTCCTTGGTTGGCAACGGCTGCGGCGGGCGCGCCGATGCTCGGATTTCTCGGTACGGTGACCGGTATGGTAAGAGCTTTTTACAATATGGCATCTGCCGGAACGAGTGCCGATATCACAACTTTGTCCGGAGGTATTTATGAAGCGTTGGTTACTACTGTTGCCGGTTTGGTCGTGGGGATTATAGCGCTGTTCGCTTATAATTATTTGGTAGCCCGTGTAGATGGAGTGGTCAATCAGCTCGAAGCCAAAACTATGGAATTTATGGATCTGCTGAATGAACCTGCAGATTAA
- a CDS encoding ABC transporter permease, whose translation MVWKLLRRHLSIVQFVGFFLANLLGMFIVLLSIQFYQDVKPLFSQEDGLMKKEYMILSKRVSTLGSLVKKSSGFTSEDVDEIKNQPFVKNVGAFTPGHFNVSAGVSMAGGMGMSTQMFFESVPDAYIDVKFADWRFDERSDFLPIILPRNYLNLYNFGFAQSRNLPQLSEGVLGLVNVDIHISGNGKSRSFKGNIVGFSNRLNTILVPDRFMQWANGEFGNREVKDPSRLIVEVGNPSDERIVTFLQKKGYETEGGNLDAGKATYFLKIVTGLVIAIGLLITALSFFILMLSIYLLLQKNTRKLQNLLLIGYTPAQISRPYRMLTIMLNLSVFLFSLLAVWGSRGYYTDLLSRMWPGYEPGSFLPTVFIGCALLLAVSFFNCRAIYRKVMSLWRIK comes from the coding sequence ATGGTGTGGAAACTCTTGAGACGGCATCTGAGCATAGTCCAATTTGTAGGATTCTTTTTGGCAAACCTTTTAGGTATGTTCATTGTGCTTCTCAGCATTCAGTTTTATCAAGATGTGAAGCCTCTTTTTTCACAAGAAGACGGTCTTATGAAAAAAGAGTATATGATCTTGTCCAAGCGGGTCAGTACGTTGGGTTCTCTTGTAAAAAAGAGTTCGGGCTTCACTTCGGAAGATGTTGACGAAATTAAGAACCAGCCTTTTGTGAAAAATGTCGGAGCTTTTACTCCGGGACATTTTAATGTATCTGCGGGAGTCTCGATGGCCGGAGGCATGGGGATGAGTACACAGATGTTTTTCGAGTCAGTTCCCGATGCCTATATTGATGTAAAATTTGCCGATTGGCGTTTTGATGAGCGGTCAGATTTTCTTCCGATAATCCTTCCTCGTAATTATTTGAATTTATATAATTTCGGATTTGCCCAGTCTCGGAATCTTCCGCAACTTTCCGAAGGGGTGTTGGGTTTGGTCAATGTGGATATCCATATTTCGGGAAATGGAAAAAGCAGATCTTTTAAAGGGAACATCGTTGGTTTTTCCAATCGACTTAATACGATTTTAGTGCCGGACAGATTTATGCAATGGGCAAATGGAGAGTTCGGAAACAGAGAAGTGAAAGATCCTTCTCGCTTGATAGTGGAAGTCGGTAATCCGTCTGACGAGCGAATTGTGACTTTTTTACAAAAGAAGGGTTATGAAACCGAAGGCGGAAATCTGGATGCCGGAAAAGCTACTTATTTTCTCAAGATCGTCACGGGGCTGGTCATTGCAATCGGTCTGTTGATTACGGCATTGTCATTTTTTATTTTGATGCTGAGTATTTATTTGCTGTTGCAGAAGAATACACGGAAATTGCAAAACCTGTTATTGATCGGTTATACTCCTGCACAAATATCCCGTCCTTATAGGATGCTTACGATAATGCTGAATTTGTCGGTTTTTCTTTTTTCGTTGCTTGCCGTGTGGGGAAGTAGGGGATATTATACCGACTTGCTTTCCCGTATGTGGCCCGGATATGAGCCGGGATCGTTTTTGCCGACCGTCTTTATCGGGTGCGCTCTTTTATTGGCCGTATCGTTTTTTAATTGCCGTGCAATATATCGAAAGGTCATGAGCTTGTGGCGGATAAAATAA